One segment of Saprospiraceae bacterium DNA contains the following:
- a CDS encoding SprB repeat-containing protein: protein MTSVRYTCSLLFLCLLLATTKNAHAQCTSDAGSLGFLQGTTCENDPLHFTHNGNQVLDGDDILLFVAYTGDVPNAGNVFATSTDESFAYQSDFLANSPFKIAAVAGNNLGGTIDWNDPCLSVSNALEVTYMPPPTISVTVSGTLTCLTPTVTITTSSNQPNVTYLWTNGFVGPNPPISQPGFYCVTVTNQAGCTATECVAVVQNAIPPISDAGSPQLLTCTNSQVTLTGGNSSTGPNFTYQWAGPGITPANANLLNPVVTLPGTYTLIVTNTSNGCTSSSFVTVTSDNAIPFINAGPDTGIPCGGGTVTLNTIAQPPGQVVFSWVGPNNFTSTQQNPVVSGPGVYTCVATLVSNGCTATDEVTVFPGPAIPQQDFEVTNASCQGLSNGSIDLTLSLGQPPFEFLWTGPDGFSASSEDINNLSPGTYRIEATDATDCTYYADVTVGLAGGIVIPAQQILVTSATCPGGNDGAISFSITSGTPPYTIAYQWNGTPNVPIVNPTNQFTLNNLLAGIYNFTITDANGCTAIVPPIIIQQPPSITSVVNELSNTCEEAVIQAQAFGGTPPYTYSWSGPSNFTSAQPTIVVPAGNSGLYTVTIVDANGCSSIISYIVQTTGGDCGNLSGHVIRDVSENCLADSGEPGLAGWLVRAEGASDTIYGVTNSVGKYVIGVPLGNYVVTAIPPNTLWELCPVGTVVNVNVTGDTLPVDDILVKKVFDCPALTVSIGTNLLRRCFSTNYYFVSYCNNGTATAEDAYVLITLDPFLLPVGASLPYADLGNNLLRFALGEINVGECGSFSLQVKVSCDAVLGQTHCTEAHIYPDSTCLPFDPFWSGASLQVSSQCDADSVRFVVENIGNGNMGGPVDYVVVEDAVMFMSGVLPPLLAGESMTLAFPANGSTWRLEVEQEPFHPGNSQPALSVEGCSPTTVFSTGFVTQFPNDEADPWIDIDCTQNIGAYDPNDKQGFPNGYGPMHYIRPGTEIEYLIRFQNTGTDTAFTVRIVDTLSAWLDPATIRPGASSHAYQFNLTGPGIVEFLYENILLPDSNVNEPASNGFVKFNILHRADAPLETVLENRAAIYFDFNEPVITNRTYHRLGENFIVRAWQPYMPGAVITVAPNPFGDWANLEVKGLHSGTPLRLRVYDSQGAMVHEMESPSPVFALRRGNWLPGVYLFSVEQRGQWVGGGKLVIR, encoded by the coding sequence ATGACATCCGTACGCTACACATGCTCGCTCCTGTTTCTGTGCCTGCTGCTGGCCACAACGAAAAACGCTCACGCCCAATGCACAAGCGACGCGGGTTCCCTTGGCTTTTTGCAGGGAACCACTTGCGAAAACGACCCGCTCCATTTCACACACAATGGAAACCAAGTATTGGACGGCGATGACATTTTGCTGTTCGTGGCCTACACTGGCGATGTGCCCAATGCAGGCAACGTGTTTGCCACCTCAACGGATGAAAGCTTTGCTTACCAAAGCGACTTCCTCGCCAATTCGCCTTTCAAAATAGCCGCCGTGGCAGGCAACAACCTCGGCGGCACGATAGATTGGAACGACCCCTGTCTTTCAGTATCCAACGCGCTGGAGGTGACATATATGCCACCTCCCACCATCTCGGTCACCGTCAGCGGAACGCTCACCTGCCTCACCCCAACCGTGACGATAACGACCAGCAGCAATCAGCCCAATGTCACATACTTATGGACAAATGGTTTTGTTGGTCCCAATCCACCGATTTCGCAACCGGGCTTCTACTGCGTCACCGTGACCAATCAAGCGGGATGCACCGCCACCGAATGTGTCGCGGTGGTGCAGAATGCAATACCTCCGATTTCCGATGCCGGGTCGCCGCAACTCTTGACTTGCACGAACAGTCAGGTGACGCTAACGGGCGGCAACTCCTCAACAGGGCCGAATTTTACCTATCAATGGGCCGGGCCGGGTATCACGCCTGCCAATGCCAATTTGCTCAATCCCGTTGTCACCTTGCCCGGCACCTACACGCTAATAGTGACCAACACGAGCAATGGTTGCACATCCTCCAGTTTCGTGACGGTGACGAGCGACAACGCCATACCCTTTATTAACGCTGGGCCAGACACGGGCATACCCTGTGGTGGCGGCACGGTCACGCTCAACACCATCGCCCAACCGCCGGGACAAGTCGTCTTTTCTTGGGTTGGACCCAATAATTTCACCTCCACGCAACAAAACCCGGTGGTGAGCGGGCCGGGTGTCTATACCTGCGTTGCGACCCTCGTCAGCAATGGATGCACGGCCACCGACGAGGTCACCGTCTTTCCGGGGCCGGCAATACCGCAGCAGGATTTTGAGGTCACTAATGCCTCGTGCCAAGGGCTTAGCAATGGCAGCATTGACTTAACGCTCTCCTTGGGGCAGCCGCCATTTGAATTTTTATGGACAGGGCCAGATGGCTTTTCCGCAAGCAGTGAGGACATCAATAATCTTTCGCCCGGCACCTACCGCATCGAAGCAACCGACGCGACAGATTGCACCTACTACGCCGATGTGACCGTGGGCTTGGCGGGAGGCATCGTGATACCCGCTCAGCAAATCCTTGTCACATCTGCCACCTGTCCCGGAGGCAACGACGGGGCTATTTCTTTTTCTATTACAAGTGGTACACCGCCTTACACCATTGCTTATCAATGGAATGGGACACCCAATGTGCCAATCGTCAACCCAACCAATCAATTCACCTTGAACAACTTGCTTGCTGGGATATACAATTTTACGATAACCGATGCCAACGGCTGCACCGCAATCGTTCCTCCAATAATTATTCAACAACCGCCCTCCATTACGAGTGTAGTCAATGAATTGTCCAACACTTGTGAGGAGGCCGTCATTCAAGCACAAGCATTTGGCGGAACACCCCCATACACCTACTCGTGGTCAGGCCCCAGCAACTTTACCTCAGCTCAACCGACCATAGTCGTGCCTGCGGGAAATAGTGGGCTTTACACCGTCACGATTGTTGATGCAAATGGTTGTTCGAGCATCATTTCTTACATTGTTCAAACGACAGGCGGCGACTGCGGAAATCTCTCCGGCCACGTCATCCGCGACGTTTCCGAAAATTGCCTCGCCGACTCAGGGGAGCCGGGGCTTGCGGGGTGGCTTGTTCGAGCCGAAGGAGCGAGCGACACCATCTATGGTGTCACCAATTCTGTGGGAAAATATGTGATAGGGGTGCCGCTTGGCAATTATGTGGTGACGGCGATTCCGCCGAACACCCTGTGGGAACTGTGTCCGGTGGGAACCGTCGTGAATGTAAATGTCACGGGCGATACCCTCCCCGTTGACGACATATTGGTGAAAAAAGTGTTCGACTGCCCTGCTCTCACGGTTTCCATTGGCACGAACCTGTTGAGGCGCTGCTTCTCGACCAATTATTACTTTGTCTCGTACTGCAACAATGGCACCGCCACCGCCGAGGATGCCTACGTCCTTATCACCCTCGACCCGTTCTTGCTGCCAGTAGGTGCCTCGCTCCCATATGCCGACTTGGGCAACAACCTCTTGCGCTTCGCTCTCGGCGAGATAAATGTGGGTGAGTGTGGTAGTTTCAGCCTCCAAGTAAAGGTCAGCTGCGACGCGGTGTTGGGGCAAACCCATTGCACCGAGGCACATATTTATCCTGATAGCACTTGCCTGCCATTCGACCCATTCTGGTCGGGCGCAAGCCTGCAAGTGAGCAGTCAGTGCGACGCGGACTCGGTGCGTTTCGTCGTCGAAAACATCGGCAACGGCAACATGGGTGGACCAGTGGACTATGTGGTCGTCGAAGACGCGGTGATGTTCATGTCAGGCGTGCTGCCCCCCCTTTTGGCGGGAGAGTCCATGACGCTTGCATTTCCGGCCAATGGCAGCACTTGGCGGCTCGAAGTGGAGCAAGAGCCATTCCATCCCGGCAACTCTCAGCCCGCTCTTTCTGTGGAAGGGTGCTCTCCTACGACTGTGTTTTCGACGGGTTTTGTCACCCAATTCCCCAACGATGAAGCCGACCCGTGGATAGACATTGACTGCACCCAAAACATTGGTGCTTACGACCCGAATGATAAACAAGGCTTCCCGAACGGCTACGGCCCCATGCACTACATCCGCCCCGGCACCGAAATCGAGTACCTCATCCGTTTCCAAAACACCGGCACCGACACTGCCTTCACAGTCCGCATTGTGGATACGCTTTCTGCTTGGCTCGACCCGGCCACCATTCGCCCCGGCGCGAGCAGCCATGCGTACCAATTCAACCTGACTGGCCCGGGCATCGTGGAGTTTCTTTATGAAAACATCTTGCTACCCGACAGCAACGTGAATGAGCCGGCCTCCAATGGTTTTGTCAAATTCAACATCCTGCATCGGGCCGACGCGCCATTAGAAACGGTGCTCGAAAACAGAGCGGCCATTTATTTCGATTTCAACGAACCCGTCATCACCAACAGGACTTATCACCGATTGGGCGAAAATTTCATCGTGCGCGCATGGCAACCCTATATGCCCGGAGCCGTGATAACGGTGGCTCCCAACCCGTTCGGCGACTGGGCGAATCTGGAAGTGAAAGGGCTGCACAGTGGCACCCCATTGCGCTTGCGAGTTTATGATTCGCAAGGCGCTATGGTACACGAAATGGAAAGCCCCTCGCCCGTGTTTGCCTTGCGCAGAGGCAACTGGTTGCCCGGGGTTTATCTGTTCTCCGTCGAGCAGCGAGGCCAATGGGTAGGTGGCGGCAAATTGGTGATCAGGTAG
- a CDS encoding M20/M25/M40 family metallo-hydrolase, which translates to MKNFRPNHFFTQICACTLIVVFTLHVKLSAQATQNGADAVFIRKIYDQALTDGRCYPWLEHLCLNIGHRLSGSVGATQAVQWTRSMLDTLGLDSVWLQPVMVPHWVRGEAEQVRVVGSKKYGTFTISALALGGSVGTPAQGISAEVVEVKTWEELDDLGERAIRGKIVFYNRPMDATKIRTFEAYGGAVDQRVHGASRAAKYGAVGVLVRSMSLRLDDFPHTGTLLYDSTHALLPAVAISTLAAEKLSQVLKEEGKALVSMKMNCKMLPEVLSHNVIGEIRGTERPNDIIVVGGHLDSWDAGHGAHDDGAGCTQSMDVLRILKQLGYRPRHTIRCVLFMNEENGLRGGKKYAEEAARKGEFHLAAIESDAGGFTPRGFSFEGDESVFGKFFEKISTYQNLLEPYGLKFTKGGSGADISPLKSMKGLLSGYQPDSQRYFDLHHTADDTFDKVNKRELELGAASMAALVYLLDKYGL; encoded by the coding sequence ATGAAAAATTTTCGGCCAAATCACTTTTTCACTCAAATTTGCGCTTGCACCCTTATTGTCGTTTTTACACTTCATGTAAAATTGAGCGCCCAAGCCACCCAAAATGGGGCAGATGCCGTTTTCATCCGTAAAATTTACGACCAAGCCCTGACCGACGGACGTTGTTATCCCTGGCTCGAACACCTCTGCCTGAACATCGGCCACCGGCTCAGCGGCAGCGTCGGGGCAACGCAAGCGGTGCAATGGACGCGCTCCATGCTTGACACTTTGGGTCTCGATTCGGTATGGCTCCAACCGGTGATGGTGCCGCACTGGGTGCGTGGAGAAGCCGAACAGGTGCGCGTTGTGGGCTCCAAGAAGTACGGCACATTTACCATTAGCGCCCTCGCGCTCGGCGGCTCGGTCGGTACCCCTGCCCAAGGCATCAGCGCCGAGGTGGTGGAAGTAAAGACTTGGGAGGAACTGGACGATCTCGGCGAACGAGCCATCCGCGGCAAAATCGTTTTTTACAACCGCCCGATGGATGCCACCAAAATTCGCACCTTCGAAGCTTACGGGGGCGCGGTGGACCAAAGGGTGCATGGTGCGTCGCGGGCAGCCAAATACGGAGCCGTGGGTGTGCTGGTGCGCTCCATGAGTTTGCGCCTCGACGACTTTCCGCATACTGGGACGCTCCTCTACGACTCTACCCACGCCCTGCTCCCTGCGGTGGCGATAAGCACATTAGCTGCCGAAAAATTGAGCCAAGTATTGAAAGAAGAGGGCAAGGCGCTCGTGTCCATGAAAATGAATTGCAAGATGCTGCCCGAAGTGCTTTCGCACAACGTCATCGGCGAGATACGCGGCACGGAACGCCCCAACGACATCATCGTGGTGGGTGGCCATCTGGACAGTTGGGACGCAGGACATGGCGCGCACGACGACGGCGCGGGTTGCACCCAAAGCATGGATGTGCTGCGCATCCTCAAACAGCTCGGCTACCGCCCGCGCCACACGATTCGCTGCGTGTTGTTTATGAACGAGGAAAACGGGCTGCGCGGCGGGAAAAAATACGCAGAGGAGGCAGCACGCAAGGGCGAGTTTCATTTGGCGGCCATTGAGAGCGACGCAGGAGGCTTCACGCCTCGTGGTTTTTCGTTTGAGGGTGACGAGAGTGTTTTTGGAAAATTTTTTGAAAAAATATCGACATACCAGAATTTGCTGGAACCTTACGGGTTGAAATTTACAAAGGGCGGCTCAGGGGCCGACATCAGTCCGCTCAAAAGCATGAAGGGATTATTGAGCGGCTACCAACCCGATTCGCAGCGTTATTTTGACTTGCACCACACGGCTGACGACACGTTCGACAAAGTGAACAAACGCGAACTTGAACTCGGTGCAGCAAGCATGGCGGCCTTGGTATATTTGCTGGACAAGTACGGCCTTTAA
- a CDS encoding anion permease — protein MNADVIITIGILLGAIILFATEAVAIDLTAVIVIGCLVLTGILTPQEGISGFSNVAVATVAAMFVLSAGIEKSGALNPLTAFLEKLFRRSFWLGIVFMLIFVSFLSAFINNTPVVALFIPVVLSCARAIKISPEKLLIPLSFASMFGGVCTLIGTSTNLLVSDYAESVGLGAFTMFEMTKMGTVFLVAGFVYLLLIGLRLLPKHIREATFEDKYHLGEYITNVVLQSGAPSVGKTIRKSPLITELGVEIIQVKRGSERFFSPPEDFVLAEGDTLKVKGNVDKIRKLQKRNRVLVQPLLNKEMSVNPGSELVLHEVVVLPNSDLAGVRLDEIDFEERFGAVFLGVRGRKGLQNKLIGNWRLTSGDCLLLASEKDKSETLHKNFPDLFIINHTDHSDFSRKKALIAAGIVISVIVLASFNVLPIVTAAIAGCILLVLSNVVTPEEVYKSISWKVIILLAGSLSLGAALEKTGTARMLADQIHHLGGEHGPIVVLSLVYLVTTLLTEAMSNNATVVLLAPIVIALAQSMGVSPKPFLMAITFAASASFMTPVGYQTNTMVYAAGNYSFKDFFRIGAPLNILFWILASILIPVFFPF, from the coding sequence ATGAATGCCGACGTTATTATCACAATTGGCATCCTGCTGGGTGCAATTATCCTGTTCGCCACGGAGGCGGTGGCCATTGACTTGACGGCTGTCATTGTCATCGGCTGTCTGGTGCTGACGGGTATTCTGACCCCACAAGAGGGCATATCGGGTTTCAGCAATGTAGCGGTAGCGACGGTGGCCGCCATGTTTGTGTTGAGTGCGGGCATCGAGAAAAGCGGGGCGCTCAACCCGCTCACGGCATTTTTGGAAAAACTGTTTCGCCGTAGTTTCTGGTTGGGCATTGTGTTCATGCTCATTTTCGTCTCTTTCCTCTCGGCGTTCATCAACAACACCCCCGTGGTGGCGCTTTTCATTCCGGTCGTGTTGAGTTGCGCGCGTGCCATCAAAATCAGCCCGGAAAAGTTGCTCATTCCGCTGTCATTCGCCTCCATGTTTGGCGGCGTGTGCACTCTCATAGGCACTTCTACCAACTTGCTGGTGAGCGACTACGCCGAATCCGTAGGCTTGGGCGCCTTCACGATGTTTGAAATGACAAAAATGGGGACGGTGTTCCTCGTTGCGGGCTTTGTATATCTGTTGTTGATTGGGTTGAGATTGTTGCCCAAACACATCAGGGAGGCTACTTTCGAGGACAAGTATCATTTGGGCGAATACATCACCAATGTGGTTTTGCAAAGCGGGGCGCCATCAGTGGGGAAAACCATCAGGAAATCGCCCTTAATCACAGAGTTGGGAGTGGAAATCATTCAGGTGAAACGCGGCAGCGAGCGTTTCTTTTCCCCTCCCGAAGATTTTGTGCTGGCGGAGGGCGACACGCTCAAGGTGAAAGGCAACGTGGACAAAATCAGGAAGTTGCAGAAACGCAACCGGGTGTTGGTGCAGCCCTTGCTCAACAAGGAGATGTCCGTCAACCCCGGCAGCGAGCTGGTGCTGCATGAGGTGGTGGTGTTGCCCAATTCCGACTTGGCCGGGGTGCGGCTCGACGAAATTGATTTTGAGGAGCGGTTCGGGGCCGTATTTCTGGGAGTACGCGGCAGAAAGGGCCTCCAAAACAAACTCATCGGCAACTGGAGGCTCACGTCGGGCGATTGTTTGCTGCTGGCATCTGAGAAAGACAAATCGGAGACGCTGCACAAGAACTTTCCCGACCTTTTCATCATCAATCACACCGACCATTCTGATTTTTCCAGAAAAAAGGCGCTTATCGCGGCGGGCATTGTCATCTCGGTCATCGTGTTGGCCTCGTTCAACGTGTTGCCCATTGTCACGGCGGCCATTGCAGGTTGCATATTATTGGTGTTGTCGAATGTGGTGACGCCGGAGGAGGTCTATAAGAGCATCAGCTGGAAAGTGATTATCCTGCTGGCCGGGTCGTTGAGTTTGGGCGCGGCATTGGAAAAAACGGGTACCGCCAGAATGCTGGCCGACCAGATTCACCATCTCGGTGGCGAGCATGGGCCAATCGTCGTGTTGAGTTTGGTTTACCTCGTCACCACCTTGCTGACGGAAGCCATGTCGAACAACGCAACCGTGGTGCTGTTGGCACCCATCGTGATTGCCTTGGCGCAATCCATGGGCGTATCGCCCAAACCTTTTTTGATGGCCATCACCTTTGCCGCGTCGGCGAGTTTCATGACCCCTGTCGGTTATCAGACCAACACTATGGTGTATGCGGCAGGCAACTACTCGTTCAAGGATTTTTTCAGAATCGGCGCTCCGCTCAACATCCTGTTCTGGATTTTGGCCAGCATCCTTATTCCGGTGTTTTTTCCTTTTTGA
- a CDS encoding serine hydroxymethyltransferase, with amino-acid sequence MSDIVFSLIQKELDRQRRGVELIASENFTSQAVLDAMGTCLTNKYAEGYPGRRYYGGCEVVDEVEQLAIDRIKELFGAAWANVQPHSGAQANAAVFLACLQPGDKILGFNLAHGGHLSHGSPVNYSGKVYHPSFYGVEEDTGRIDMDKVEAIARAEKPKLIICGASAYSRDWDYARFRRIADTVGALLLADIAHPAGLIAAKLLNDPMPHCHIVTSTTHKTLRGPRGGIILMGKDFDNPWGRTTKKGLPIQMSSILDSGVFPGMQGGPLEHVIAAKAVAFGEALQPTFKAYGQQVVRNAQAMAKEFVSRGYRIISGGTDNHLMLIDLRSKNVTGKVAENALGEADITVNKNMIPFDPQPPMTTSGIRVGTAAVTSRGFKEADCVQVVEWIDEILKHPEDSAHHAKIRAAVNAHMKKFPLYE; translated from the coding sequence ATGTCTGACATCGTCTTCTCCCTTATCCAAAAAGAACTCGACCGCCAGCGTCGCGGCGTGGAGCTCATCGCTTCCGAGAATTTTACCAGCCAAGCTGTGCTCGACGCGATGGGCACCTGCCTCACCAACAAATACGCCGAGGGCTATCCCGGCCGCCGCTACTACGGCGGCTGCGAAGTAGTGGACGAAGTGGAACAACTCGCCATTGACCGCATCAAAGAACTCTTCGGCGCGGCATGGGCCAATGTGCAGCCGCACTCTGGCGCGCAGGCCAACGCAGCGGTGTTCCTCGCCTGCCTCCAGCCCGGCGACAAAATTCTCGGCTTCAATCTCGCACACGGCGGCCACCTGTCGCACGGCTCGCCGGTGAACTATTCAGGCAAGGTCTATCATCCTTCTTTTTACGGCGTGGAAGAAGACACCGGCCGCATTGATATGGACAAGGTGGAGGCCATCGCCCGCGCCGAAAAACCCAAACTCATCATTTGCGGTGCCTCGGCATACTCCCGCGATTGGGACTACGCCCGCTTCCGACGCATCGCCGACACGGTTGGCGCCTTGCTCTTGGCCGACATCGCACACCCCGCCGGCCTCATCGCGGCCAAACTGCTCAACGACCCGATGCCTCATTGCCACATCGTCACCAGCACCACGCACAAGACCCTGCGCGGCCCACGCGGCGGCATCATCCTGATGGGCAAGGATTTCGACAACCCCTGGGGCCGCACCACCAAGAAGGGCCTGCCTATCCAGATGTCGAGTATCCTCGATAGCGGCGTTTTCCCCGGTATGCAGGGCGGGCCGCTCGAACACGTCATCGCGGCCAAGGCCGTCGCTTTTGGCGAAGCCTTGCAGCCAACATTCAAAGCCTACGGCCAGCAAGTCGTCAGGAATGCGCAGGCAATGGCAAAAGAGTTCGTGTCGCGTGGCTACCGCATCATCTCGGGCGGCACCGACAACCATCTGATGCTCATTGACTTGCGCTCGAAAAACGTGACCGGGAAAGTTGCCGAAAACGCCCTCGGCGAAGCCGACATCACCGTGAACAAAAACATGATTCCGTTCGACCCGCAGCCACCGATGACGACCTCTGGCATTCGCGTCGGCACGGCAGCCGTCACTTCGCGTGGCTTCAAAGAGGCCGACTGTGTGCAGGTGGTGGAGTGGATTGACGAGATTCTGAAACACCCCGAGGATTCGGCGCATCACGCCAAAATACGCGCTGCCGTGAACGCTCACATGAAGAAGTTTCCGCTGTATGAGTAA
- the nagA gene encoding N-acetylglucosamine-6-phosphate deacetylase → MSTTYTNARIFTGTHLFERGYIVVEQGRIVEVGEGSPSSKGIEWMDLQGRFIAPAFIDLQVYGGNGKLFNNEPTREAIEQTYLSAHAGGAAYFQITLSCSPWHTMWQAIDACRDYWAAGGQGLLGLHLEGPFFNAEKRGAHPLQHIRKPRPTEVAELIARGRGVVRYMTLAPEVMDDASLALLLQSDILLSAGHSNATCREAMRGFEKGIGRVTHLFNAMSAFQSREPGLVGATFLQKPWTSIIADGIHCDFNSLKISKSLLGEKLFLISDAVTESHQGDYRFQYAGDRFVNEAGVLAGSALTMWQAVKNVVQHADVALDEALRMASTYPAQAIGQGHRLGKIAPGYEARFVVFDEELELRVVG, encoded by the coding sequence ATGTCCACTACCTACACCAATGCCCGCATTTTCACCGGCACTCATCTCTTCGAACGAGGCTACATCGTGGTCGAACAAGGTCGCATCGTTGAGGTCGGCGAAGGCTCCCCTTCCTCGAAAGGCATCGAATGGATGGATTTGCAAGGGCGCTTCATCGCTCCAGCCTTCATTGATTTGCAGGTGTATGGGGGCAACGGCAAACTTTTCAACAATGAACCGACGCGGGAGGCCATCGAGCAGACCTACCTGAGCGCCCATGCTGGTGGGGCCGCCTATTTTCAAATCACCCTTTCTTGTTCGCCGTGGCACACGATGTGGCAAGCCATAGATGCTTGTCGCGATTACTGGGCAGCAGGAGGGCAGGGCCTGCTCGGCCTCCATTTGGAAGGGCCTTTTTTCAACGCCGAAAAACGCGGCGCCCACCCGCTCCAGCATATTCGCAAACCTCGCCCGACAGAAGTGGCCGAGCTCATAGCTCGCGGTCGGGGCGTGGTGCGCTACATGACACTCGCGCCGGAGGTCATGGACGATGCCTCGCTTGCGCTGCTTTTGCAGAGCGACATCTTGCTCTCCGCCGGACATAGCAACGCCACTTGCCGAGAGGCCATGCGGGGTTTTGAAAAAGGCATTGGCAGAGTGACACACCTGTTCAACGCCATGAGCGCCTTCCAAAGCCGCGAGCCTGGCCTTGTCGGTGCCACTTTCCTCCAAAAACCTTGGACAAGCATCATCGCGGATGGCATCCATTGCGACTTCAACAGCCTGAAAATCAGCAAATCGCTGCTCGGCGAAAAGCTGTTCCTGATTTCGGACGCAGTGACGGAAAGCCATCAGGGCGACTACCGATTCCAGTACGCTGGCGACCGCTTCGTGAATGAAGCGGGGGTGTTGGCTGGCTCCGCGCTCACCATGTGGCAAGCCGTGAAAAATGTGGTGCAACACGCCGATGTCGCACTGGATGAGGCGCTGCGCATGGCCAGCACCTACCCTGCCCAAGCCATTGGGCAGGGACATCGTTTGGGGAAAATAGCACCCGGATACGAAGCACGTTTTGTGGTGTTCGACGAGGAGTTGGAGCTGCGCGTGGTGGGGTAA